From one Solanum lycopersicum chromosome 12, SLM_r2.1 genomic stretch:
- the LOC138340251 gene encoding uncharacterized protein, translating to MGPFTPSYGNLYILVVVDYVRIRVEAVALPSNDLRVVIKFIKKHIFTRFGTPRSIISNEGKCFIYNLYKTLLAKYDIRHKVVAAYQSQMSVYADVSNREAKKLSEIMVNAQRKEWYEKFNDAL from the coding sequence aTGGGTCCATTCACACCATCATATGGAAACCTTTATATACTTGTAGTGGTTGATTATGTGAGAATACGGGTTGAGGCAGTCGCTCTTCCTTCTAATGACTTAAGGGTTGTGATCAAGTTCATCAAGAAACACATTTTCACTCGTTTTGGAACTCCAAGATCCATTATTAGTAATGAAGGCAAGTGTTTCATTTACAATCTTTACAAGACACTGCTTGCTAAGTATGATATTCGCCATAAGGTTGTTGCAGCttatcaatctcaaatgagtgTCTATGCGGATGTGTCGAATAGAGAAGCCAAGAAGCTTTCGGAGATAATGGTGAACGCACAAAGGAAAGAATGGTATGAGAAGTTCAATGATGCTTTGTGA